The Catenuloplanes niger genome includes a window with the following:
- a CDS encoding ABC transporter ATP-binding protein, translating into MRVRGLRVLLGGATVLDGVDLSVAPGEWVTVIGPNGAGKSTLLRALTGAVPYTGSVGLDPGVEVTALRRRERARRMATVAQSPAVPPGMTVREYVLLGRTPYVPPLGRESAADLAVADEEIAALDLVTFADRPMTTLSGGERQRAFLARALAQRAPLLLLDEPTSALDIGHQQDVLDLVDRLRRDRGLTVVATMHDLSIAGEYADRMVLLAAGRVAAVGTPAEVLTESLLATHYRARVRVLPGEHGPLVVPVR; encoded by the coding sequence ATCCGGGTCCGCGGTCTGCGGGTGCTGCTCGGCGGCGCGACGGTCCTGGACGGCGTGGACCTCTCCGTGGCGCCCGGCGAGTGGGTGACGGTCATCGGGCCGAACGGCGCGGGCAAGTCGACGCTGCTGCGCGCGCTGACCGGCGCGGTGCCGTACACCGGCAGCGTCGGACTGGACCCCGGCGTGGAGGTCACCGCGCTGCGGCGGCGCGAGCGGGCCCGGCGGATGGCCACGGTCGCGCAGAGCCCGGCGGTGCCGCCCGGCATGACGGTCCGCGAGTACGTGCTGCTCGGCCGCACCCCCTACGTGCCGCCGCTCGGCCGCGAGTCCGCCGCGGACCTGGCCGTCGCGGACGAGGAGATCGCGGCGCTGGACCTGGTCACGTTCGCGGACCGGCCGATGACCACGCTGTCCGGCGGCGAGCGGCAGCGCGCGTTCCTGGCCCGCGCGCTCGCCCAGCGCGCCCCGCTGCTGCTGCTCGACGAGCCGACCAGCGCGCTCGACATCGGCCACCAGCAGGACGTGCTCGACCTGGTCGACCGGCTCCGCCGGGACCGCGGGCTGACCGTGGTCGCCACCATGCACGACCTGTCGATCGCGGGCGAGTACGCGGACCGCATGGTGCTGCTCGCGGCCGGCCGGGTGGCGGCCGTGGGCACCCCGGCCGAGGTGCTGACCGAGTCGCTGCTGGCCACGCACTACCGGGCCCGGGTCCGTGTCCTGCCCGGCGAACACGGACCCCTGGTCGTCCCGGTGCGCTGA
- a CDS encoding FecCD family ABC transporter permease, with translation MGPARRRPGPRGHGRGGQGPRVTRLRPLWWLTGLLAVAVAGVAGLAFGPVPLPPVAVATEIVNLLPGVRMTSGLDEREVAVLLQLRLPRVVLGLLVGAMLALAGAAYQGVFRNPLADPYLLGVAAGAGLAATAVIALDGPRTLLPAAAFTGALAAIGLTYLLGAAGGRDRSPAALILAGVAVAAFLEAGQTWLMQRHADDLREIYSWLLGRLATGGWSDVRMLLPYVVVTAVVVLLHRRELDVLTVGDEEAAGLGLHPQRSRLILVAAASLGTAAAVSVSGLIGFVGVIVPHTVRLLAGASYRAVLPLSMLFGAAFLMLADLVARTAVAPAEVPIGVITALFGAPFFVLVLRTHRRVAL, from the coding sequence CTGGGGCCCGCGCGTCGTCGACCTGGTCCGCGCGGTCACGGACGCGGTGGCCAAGGTCCCCGCGTGACCCGGCTGCGGCCGCTGTGGTGGCTGACCGGCCTGCTCGCGGTGGCCGTGGCGGGTGTCGCCGGGCTCGCGTTCGGGCCGGTCCCGCTGCCGCCCGTCGCCGTCGCGACGGAGATCGTCAACCTCCTTCCGGGGGTACGGATGACGAGCGGCCTGGACGAGCGCGAGGTCGCGGTGCTGCTGCAGTTGCGGTTGCCGCGCGTGGTGCTGGGCCTGCTCGTCGGCGCGATGCTGGCCCTGGCCGGCGCCGCCTACCAGGGCGTGTTCCGGAACCCACTGGCCGACCCGTACCTGCTCGGCGTGGCGGCCGGCGCGGGACTGGCCGCCACCGCGGTGATCGCGCTGGACGGTCCGCGCACGCTGCTCCCGGCCGCCGCGTTCACCGGTGCGCTGGCCGCGATCGGACTGACCTACCTGCTCGGCGCGGCCGGCGGCCGGGACCGGTCACCGGCCGCGCTGATCCTCGCGGGCGTCGCGGTGGCCGCGTTCCTGGAGGCCGGGCAGACCTGGCTGATGCAGCGGCACGCGGACGACCTGCGCGAGATCTACTCCTGGCTGCTCGGCCGGCTCGCCACCGGCGGCTGGTCGGACGTGCGCATGCTGCTGCCGTACGTGGTGGTCACCGCGGTCGTGGTGCTGCTGCACCGGCGCGAGCTGGACGTGCTCACGGTCGGCGACGAGGAGGCGGCCGGGCTGGGCCTGCATCCGCAGCGCTCCCGGCTGATCCTGGTCGCGGCCGCGTCGCTGGGCACCGCGGCCGCGGTCTCGGTCTCCGGGCTGATCGGCTTCGTCGGCGTGATCGTGCCGCACACGGTCCGGCTGCTGGCCGGTGCGTCGTACCGGGCGGTCCTGCCGCTGTCGATGCTGTTCGGCGCCGCGTTCCTGATGCTGGCCGACCTGGTCGCGCGCACCGCGGTGGCGCCGGCCGAGGTGCCGATCGGCGTGATCACCGCGTTGTTCGGCGCGCCGTTCTTCGTGCTGGTGCTGCGTACCCACCGGCGGGTGGCGCTGTGA
- a CDS encoding ABC transporter substrate-binding protein encodes MAVARGRRTLAVILALLTIGGCASPDEPAPPAASSPASAAFPVTVGGVTLDERPDRIVSLSPTATEVLFAIGAGPQVVAVDDQSDYPAGVPVTDLSGFQPNAEAITARTPDLVVLSNDINGIVASLTTLRIPVYLAPAATSLDDAFRQWRELGTLTGHPADALVGQVGTEIDKLVAALPERAKPLTYYYELGPELYSATSTTFVGALLGRAGLTNVADPADANGAAGGYPQLNQEFLVKANPDLIFLADVTCCAQSAATVAARPGWDTMTAVRAKQVVALDDDVASRWGPRVVDLVRAVTDAVAKVPA; translated from the coding sequence GTGGCCGTGGCGCGCGGACGTCGTACCCTCGCAGTGATTCTCGCCCTGCTGACGATCGGGGGGTGTGCGAGCCCGGACGAACCGGCACCGCCCGCGGCGTCCTCCCCGGCGAGCGCCGCGTTCCCGGTCACGGTCGGCGGCGTCACGCTCGACGAGCGGCCGGACCGGATCGTCTCGCTCTCCCCGACCGCCACCGAGGTGCTGTTCGCGATCGGCGCCGGACCGCAGGTGGTCGCGGTCGACGACCAGTCCGACTACCCGGCCGGCGTGCCGGTGACTGATCTGTCCGGCTTCCAGCCGAACGCGGAGGCGATCACCGCGCGGACGCCGGACCTGGTGGTGCTCTCGAACGACATCAACGGCATCGTCGCGTCGCTCACCACGCTGCGGATCCCGGTCTACCTGGCCCCGGCCGCGACCTCGCTGGACGACGCGTTCCGCCAGTGGCGCGAGCTGGGCACGCTGACCGGGCACCCGGCCGACGCCCTGGTCGGCCAGGTCGGCACCGAGATCGACAAGCTGGTCGCCGCCCTGCCGGAACGGGCCAAGCCGCTGACCTACTACTACGAGCTCGGTCCGGAGCTGTACTCGGCGACGTCCACCACGTTCGTCGGCGCGCTGCTCGGCCGTGCCGGGCTGACCAACGTGGCCGATCCGGCCGACGCGAACGGCGCCGCCGGCGGATATCCGCAGCTCAACCAGGAGTTCCTGGTGAAGGCGAACCCCGACTTGATCTTCCTGGCCGACGTCACCTGCTGCGCGCAGAGCGCGGCGACCGTCGCGGCCCGGCCCGGCTGGGACACCATGACCGCGGTGCGGGCGAAGCAGGTCGTGGCGCTCGACGACGACGTCGCGTCCCGCTGGGGCCCGCGCGTCGTCGACCTGGTCCGCGCGGTCACGGACGCGGTGGCCAAGGTCCCCGCGTGA
- a CDS encoding DUF4229 domain-containing protein, with protein MAAIKYTAGRIGLFLAFLAAMWFVDTDIFIKLIVALLLSAVASYFLLGQWRDEMATELAARADRRKAERARLRAALAGEEEEPAAKG; from the coding sequence GTGGCCGCGATCAAGTACACGGCCGGCCGGATCGGTCTCTTCCTGGCGTTCCTGGCGGCGATGTGGTTCGTCGACACGGACATCTTCATCAAGCTGATCGTGGCGTTGCTGCTCTCCGCGGTCGCGTCGTACTTCCTGCTCGGCCAGTGGCGTGACGAGATGGCGACCGAGTTGGCCGCCCGCGCGGACCGGCGCAAGGCCGAGCGCGCCCGCCTCCGTGCCGCGCTGGCGGGCGAAGAGGAAGAGCCGGCCGCGAAGGGCTGA
- a CDS encoding C40 family peptidase, with the protein MIFTAVVSATLAAVISSPAYAAPPIPGVPNSGSRPAATGSLTLPGAPGVTTPGGTTTQPTSLTGNPVANQLEAKQTELNQAGQRTLALEEQLTAASAAVAVAEQKVVSASAVLAAAETARDSAAAETLKKEAALPPDVFTSDLYKIGSLWRVPREADDTAGSLAADLARAQNAALAAVGERDAAIAAEAELRTQLTAGQAALKALEAELLKIREQNEDQLTAIAAQQDAAEAALGADYLDNSTTEGLVAHPKALKALEFAMAQRGKWYEWAAEGPNTYDCSGLMWDAYRSVGFQLPRVANDQYYATRGKTVSKSALLPGDMVFFSTSNRWSDIYHVGMYVGEGKMVNAPTIGEVVKVQSIQWSRFFAATRVFGAVEGPSSAGGTPKPAPTPKPQPSPTPPKPSLPTLPKPPGTGSPTPTPTGSGSPSPSPSTSPTPVTPTPTPSTPPTPPDPPSPTPSKSAASSEPPANPPSDSTPASASSSSSASSAASGSASAGTSASANG; encoded by the coding sequence GTGATCTTCACCGCCGTGGTCAGCGCCACGCTCGCCGCGGTGATCAGCTCTCCGGCGTACGCGGCGCCGCCCATCCCCGGCGTGCCCAACAGCGGCTCCCGCCCGGCCGCGACCGGCTCCCTGACACTGCCCGGCGCGCCCGGCGTCACCACGCCCGGCGGCACCACCACCCAGCCCACCTCGCTCACCGGCAACCCGGTGGCCAACCAGCTCGAGGCCAAGCAGACCGAGCTCAACCAGGCCGGTCAGCGCACGCTGGCACTGGAGGAGCAGCTCACGGCCGCCTCCGCCGCGGTCGCCGTGGCCGAGCAGAAGGTCGTGTCCGCGAGCGCCGTGCTCGCCGCGGCCGAGACCGCGCGGGACAGCGCGGCCGCCGAGACGCTCAAGAAGGAGGCGGCGCTCCCGCCCGACGTCTTCACCTCCGACCTGTACAAGATCGGTTCGCTCTGGCGGGTGCCGCGCGAGGCCGACGACACCGCGGGCAGTCTGGCCGCCGACCTGGCCCGGGCGCAGAACGCCGCGCTCGCCGCGGTCGGCGAGCGGGACGCCGCGATCGCCGCCGAGGCCGAGCTGCGCACCCAGCTGACCGCCGGGCAGGCCGCGCTCAAGGCGCTCGAGGCCGAACTGCTCAAGATTCGCGAGCAGAACGAGGACCAGCTCACCGCGATAGCGGCCCAGCAGGACGCGGCGGAGGCCGCGCTCGGCGCCGACTACCTCGACAACTCCACCACCGAGGGGCTGGTCGCCCACCCGAAGGCGCTCAAGGCGCTCGAGTTCGCGATGGCCCAGCGCGGCAAGTGGTACGAGTGGGCGGCCGAGGGCCCGAACACGTACGACTGCTCCGGCCTGATGTGGGACGCGTACCGCAGCGTCGGCTTCCAGCTGCCCCGCGTCGCCAACGACCAGTACTACGCGACCCGCGGCAAAACCGTCTCGAAGTCCGCGCTGCTCCCCGGCGACATGGTCTTCTTCAGCACCAGCAACCGGTGGAGCGACATCTACCACGTCGGCATGTACGTCGGCGAGGGCAAGATGGTCAACGCGCCGACCATCGGCGAGGTGGTCAAGGTGCAGTCGATCCAGTGGTCGCGGTTCTTCGCCGCGACACGCGTCTTCGGCGCGGTGGAGGGCCCGTCCAGCGCCGGCGGCACGCCGAAGCCGGCACCCACCCCGAAGCCGCAGCCGTCCCCGACGCCGCCGAAGCCGAGCCTGCCGACGTTGCCGAAGCCGCCGGGCACCGGTTCACCGACGCCCACGCCGACCGGGTCCGGTTCGCCCAGCCCGTCGCCGAGCACCTCGCCGACGCCGGTCACGCCGACGCCGACGCCGTCCACCCCGCCGACGCCGCCGGACCCGCCGTCCCCGACGCCGTCGAAGAGCGCCGCGTCGTCCGAGCCACCGGCGAATCCGCCGTCCGACAGCACGCCTGCCAGCGCATCCTCGTCCAGCAGCGCCTCTTCCGCCGCCTCCGGAAGTGCCTCCGCGGGGACTTCCGCGTCCGCCAACGGCTGA
- a CDS encoding DEAD/DEAH box helicase, which yields MTTFVDPSTFPSLFDSSAEPSAESAPAVEAESTPEVTFEDLGLPSRLVRALAREGITTPFEIQAATVPDALAGRDVLGRGQTGSGKTLAFGLPVLARVALGGRAEPHHPKALILVPTRELAMQVADALMPLGKPLGVFIKTAVGGVPYDRQIDSLRRGVEIIVATPGRLGDLINRGVCSLDKVEITVLDEADQMADMGFLPEVTELLSKTPSDSQRLLFSATLDKDVDSLVKRFMTDPVTHSTAPPVATVSTMDHHMLLIPPQDKFPVTASIAARKGRTIIFARTQMGVDRLVEQLAAVGVRAGALHGGKTQRARTRTLAEFKEGRTNVLVATDVAARGIHVDGISLVLHVDPPKDPKDYLHRAGRTARAGESGAVATLVLPKQRRTTLGMLEKAGVNPAQTRVRAGDAALTELVGAQEPSGVPVVEEPEPPRRSEGGRGRRFGGGGGGDRGPRRFDSDRGPRRFDGERPRRFDGPREDRPRRFDGPREGGQGTGAAAGGTGGGDHRFTGDRRPNWRSRDERPRDDRPRDDRPSGGGERPHRRPARTH from the coding sequence TTGACGACTTTCGTTGACCCCAGCACGTTCCCGTCCCTCTTCGACTCGTCCGCGGAGCCCTCCGCCGAGTCCGCTCCCGCCGTCGAGGCGGAGAGCACCCCCGAGGTCACGTTCGAGGACCTCGGTCTCCCCAGCCGCCTGGTGCGCGCGCTCGCCCGCGAGGGCATCACCACGCCGTTCGAGATCCAGGCCGCGACCGTCCCCGACGCGCTGGCCGGCCGGGACGTGCTCGGCCGTGGTCAGACCGGCTCCGGCAAGACGCTGGCGTTCGGCCTCCCGGTGCTGGCCCGCGTCGCCCTGGGCGGCCGCGCCGAGCCGCACCACCCCAAGGCGCTGATCCTGGTGCCGACGCGCGAGCTCGCCATGCAGGTGGCGGACGCGCTGATGCCGCTCGGCAAGCCGCTGGGTGTGTTCATCAAGACCGCGGTCGGCGGCGTGCCGTACGACCGTCAGATCGACTCGCTCCGCCGGGGCGTCGAGATCATCGTGGCCACGCCGGGCCGGCTCGGCGACCTGATCAACCGCGGCGTCTGCAGCCTGGACAAGGTGGAGATCACGGTCCTGGACGAGGCGGACCAGATGGCCGACATGGGCTTCCTGCCCGAGGTCACCGAGCTGCTGTCGAAGACGCCGTCGGACAGCCAGCGGCTGCTCTTCTCGGCCACGCTCGACAAGGACGTGGACTCGCTGGTCAAGCGGTTCATGACCGACCCGGTCACGCACTCGACCGCGCCGCCGGTCGCGACCGTCTCGACCATGGATCACCACATGCTGCTGATCCCGCCGCAGGACAAGTTCCCGGTGACCGCGTCGATCGCCGCCCGCAAGGGCCGCACGATCATCTTCGCGCGTACGCAGATGGGCGTGGACCGGCTCGTCGAGCAGCTCGCTGCCGTCGGCGTCCGGGCCGGTGCGCTGCACGGCGGCAAGACGCAGCGGGCGCGTACCCGCACGCTGGCGGAGTTCAAGGAAGGCCGGACGAACGTGCTGGTCGCCACGGACGTCGCCGCACGTGGCATCCACGTCGACGGCATCTCGCTGGTGCTGCACGTCGACCCGCCGAAGGACCCGAAGGACTACCTGCACCGGGCCGGTCGCACCGCCCGCGCCGGCGAGTCCGGCGCGGTCGCCACGCTGGTCCTGCCGAAGCAGCGCCGCACCACGCTCGGCATGCTGGAGAAGGCCGGCGTCAACCCCGCGCAGACCCGCGTCCGGGCCGGCGACGCCGCGCTGACCGAGCTGGTCGGCGCGCAGGAGCCGTCCGGTGTGCCGGTCGTCGAGGAGCCGGAGCCGCCGCGCCGGTCCGAGGGCGGCCGCGGCCGTCGCTTCGGTGGCGGCGGCGGTGGCGACCGTGGTCCGCGTCGCTTCGACAGTGACCGTGGCCCGCGCCGCTTCGACGGTGAGCGTCCGCGCCGCTTCGACGGTCCTCGCGAGGACCGTCCGCGCCGCTTCGACGGCCCCCGCGAGGGCGGCCAGGGCACCGGCGCCGCCGCCGGTGGCACCGGCGGCGGCGACCACCGCTTCACCGGCGACCGTCGCCCGAACTGGCGCTCGCGCGACGAGCGTCCCCGCGACGACCGCCCGCGCGACGACCGCCCCAGTGGCGGCGGCGAGCGCCCGCACCGCCGCCCGGCACGCACGCACTGA
- a CDS encoding PLP-dependent cysteine synthase family protein: protein MTSFARCDEPARVWVIEAIGKVEADANRSADTHLLPFPLPPEWGIDLYLKDESVHPTGSLKHRLARSLFLYGLCNGWIGPQTTIVEASSGSTAVSEAYFARMLGLPFIAVMPATTSAEKISLIEFQGGKCHLVANPAAASIEARRLADDLGGHFMDQFTYAERATDWRGNNNIAESIYAQMELERHPIPAWVVTGAGTGGTSATLGRYVRYRRYDTRVCVVDVENSAFFPAYRDADWTVETGRGSLIEGIGRPRVEASFQPAVVDRMLAVPDAASLAAMRAASAVLGRRVGGSTGTNLWGAFTLIAEMRAAGQTGSVVTLLCDGGERYADTYFSDSWVTEQNLDLAPHLTTIRDFLTSGTWPQFP from the coding sequence ATGACCTCCTTCGCGCGCTGTGACGAACCGGCGCGGGTCTGGGTGATCGAGGCGATCGGCAAGGTCGAGGCGGACGCGAACCGGTCCGCCGACACGCACCTCCTCCCGTTCCCGCTGCCGCCCGAGTGGGGCATCGACCTCTACCTCAAGGACGAGTCGGTGCACCCGACCGGCTCGCTCAAGCACCGCCTGGCCCGCTCGCTCTTCCTCTACGGCCTCTGCAACGGCTGGATCGGCCCGCAGACCACGATCGTCGAGGCGTCCTCCGGCTCGACCGCGGTCTCCGAGGCGTACTTCGCCCGCATGCTCGGCCTGCCGTTCATCGCGGTCATGCCGGCCACCACGTCCGCCGAGAAGATCAGCCTGATCGAGTTCCAGGGCGGCAAGTGCCACCTGGTGGCGAACCCGGCCGCCGCGTCCATCGAGGCCCGCCGCCTCGCCGACGACCTGGGCGGCCACTTCATGGACCAGTTCACCTACGCCGAGCGCGCCACCGACTGGCGGGGCAACAACAACATCGCCGAGTCGATCTACGCGCAGATGGAGCTGGAACGGCACCCGATCCCGGCCTGGGTCGTCACCGGCGCCGGCACCGGCGGCACCAGCGCCACACTCGGCCGCTACGTCCGCTACCGCCGCTACGACACCCGCGTCTGCGTGGTCGACGTGGAGAACTCGGCGTTCTTCCCGGCGTACCGCGACGCCGACTGGACCGTCGAGACCGGCCGCGGCTCGCTCATCGAGGGCATCGGCCGCCCCCGCGTCGAGGCGAGCTTCCAGCCCGCCGTCGTCGACCGCATGCTCGCGGTTCCGGACGCCGCGTCGCTCGCCGCCATGCGCGCCGCCAGCGCCGTCCTCGGCCGCCGCGTCGGCGGTTCCACCGGCACCAACCTGTGGGGCGCGTTCACGCTGATCGCGGAGATGCGCGCCGCCGGCCAGACCGGCTCCGTCGTCACGCTGCTCTGCGACGGCGGCGAACGCTACGCCGACACCTACTTCTCCGACTCCTGGGTCACCGAACAGAACCTCGACCTGGCCCCGCACCTCACCACCATCCGTGACTTCCTGACGTCCGGAACCTGGCCCCAGTTCCCGTAA
- a CDS encoding Lrp/AsnC family transcriptional regulator: MDTTDLKIVELLRGNARISYAELARQVGLSAPAVHERVGKLESNGVLRGYQAEVDPEAVGLGVTAFIGIVQDSGGDTDDVGAALREMPEIEDCYFMAGLESFQIKVRVGTIAELEQIVVRIGRVPGVASTRTAIALSTKWEHRPQPVVR, translated from the coding sequence GTGGATACAACTGACCTGAAAATCGTGGAGCTGTTGCGTGGCAACGCGCGCATCTCGTACGCGGAGCTGGCCCGCCAGGTCGGCCTCTCCGCCCCCGCCGTGCACGAGCGCGTCGGCAAGCTGGAGTCGAACGGCGTCCTGCGCGGCTACCAGGCCGAGGTGGACCCGGAGGCCGTCGGGCTCGGCGTGACCGCGTTCATCGGCATCGTGCAGGACTCCGGCGGCGACACCGACGACGTCGGCGCCGCACTGCGCGAGATGCCGGAGATCGAGGACTGCTACTTCATGGCCGGCCTCGAGTCGTTCCAGATCAAGGTGCGGGTCGGCACGATAGCCGAGCTCGAGCAGATCGTCGTGCGCATCGGCCGGGTCCCCGGCGTCGCCAGCACGCGCACCGCGATCGCGCTCTCCACCAAGTGGGAGCACCGCCCGCAGCCGGTGGTCCGATGA
- a CDS encoding BldC family transcriptional regulator, translated as MDTGDRLLTPGEVAALFRVDPKTVTRWAAAGRIGSIRTPGGHRRFRESEVRQLLEGEGALEELNKDLPPEPNGGNGGSGGYHPPSLN; from the coding sequence GTGGACACTGGAGATCGTCTGCTGACGCCGGGCGAGGTGGCTGCGCTGTTCCGCGTCGACCCGAAGACGGTCACTCGCTGGGCGGCCGCCGGCCGGATCGGCAGCATCAGGACACCGGGCGGGCATCGCCGCTTCCGGGAGTCCGAGGTACGCCAGCTGCTCGAGGGCGAGGGTGCCCTGGAGGAGCTGAACAAGGATCTGCCGCCGGAACCGAACGGCGGCAACGGTGGGTCCGGCGGCTATCACCCGCCGTCGCTCAACTGA
- a CDS encoding UbiX family flavin prenyltransferase, producing MDRRTPWVVGVSGASGTPYAAAVLRALFEAGEPVDLIVSRAARLTILDETGRPFRDAHWKDDLAAWLGTTPGDVVHWPAGDLAAGPSSGSYPVRGLAVVPASTAACAGIAIGLSKDLLQRAAEVSLKERRRVVVVPRETPVTRSHLEHLIALHDAGAVVLPASPGFYGAGAGATAQQLVDFVAGKVLDALGVPHSLFRRWAGELNAR from the coding sequence GTGGATAGACGGACCCCCTGGGTGGTCGGCGTCTCCGGGGCGTCCGGGACGCCGTACGCCGCCGCCGTGCTCCGCGCGCTCTTCGAGGCGGGCGAGCCGGTCGACCTGATCGTCTCCCGGGCCGCCCGGCTGACGATCCTCGACGAGACCGGCCGCCCGTTCCGGGACGCGCACTGGAAGGACGACCTGGCCGCGTGGCTCGGCACCACGCCGGGCGACGTCGTGCACTGGCCGGCCGGCGACCTCGCGGCCGGCCCGAGCAGCGGCTCGTACCCGGTGCGCGGGCTGGCGGTCGTCCCCGCGTCGACCGCGGCCTGCGCCGGCATCGCCATCGGCCTCTCCAAGGACCTGCTGCAGCGCGCGGCCGAGGTGTCCCTCAAGGAGCGCCGTCGCGTCGTGGTGGTGCCACGTGAGACGCCGGTGACCAGGTCGCACCTGGAACACCTGATCGCACTGCACGACGCGGGCGCGGTGGTGCTCCCGGCCAGCCCCGGTTTCTACGGGGCCGGCGCGGGCGCCACGGCACAACAGCTCGTCGACTTCGTGGCGGGCAAGGTGCTGGACGCGCTCGGCGTACCGCACAGCCTCTTCCGCCGGTGGGCCGGCGAGCTCAACGCACGTTGA
- the mqnP gene encoding menaquinone biosynthesis prenyltransferase MqnP, whose translation MTDTVARPNPVKGFLRLVMIEHSIFALPFAYLAALTAMRSQGTHVQWGTLALITVAMVSARTVAMAANRIIDVRIDAQNPRTANRELVTGAISMRVAWAGLLISLVIFFASAAALNPLCLLLAPLALFALVIYSYAKRFTNYPQVFLGAAQAVAPVGAWIGVTGAWSWEALVLGLAVGTWIGGFDCIYACQDVDIDRQIGVGSVPVKHGVAGALRIAAATHVVTVALYAAFGYLTGYGWLWWLGLAGIAGVLVYEHRIVRPDDLSRVNRAFFTANGLIAVALFAFALLDLVILQGLRG comes from the coding sequence GTGACCGACACCGTGGCCCGGCCGAACCCGGTCAAGGGCTTCCTGCGGCTGGTGATGATCGAGCACTCGATCTTCGCGCTGCCGTTCGCCTACCTGGCCGCGCTGACCGCCATGCGGTCTCAGGGAACCCACGTGCAGTGGGGCACGCTCGCGCTGATCACGGTCGCCATGGTCTCCGCGCGGACGGTCGCCATGGCCGCCAACCGGATCATCGACGTGCGGATCGACGCGCAGAACCCACGCACCGCCAACCGCGAGCTGGTCACCGGCGCGATCTCGATGCGCGTCGCCTGGGCCGGCCTGCTCATCTCGCTGGTGATCTTCTTCGCCTCGGCCGCCGCGCTCAACCCGCTCTGCCTGCTGCTCGCCCCGCTCGCCCTGTTCGCGCTGGTCATCTACTCGTACGCCAAGCGCTTCACCAACTACCCGCAGGTGTTCCTGGGCGCCGCGCAGGCCGTGGCCCCGGTCGGCGCCTGGATCGGCGTGACCGGCGCCTGGTCGTGGGAGGCGCTGGTGCTCGGCCTCGCGGTCGGCACCTGGATCGGCGGCTTCGACTGCATCTACGCCTGCCAGGACGTGGACATCGACCGGCAGATCGGCGTCGGCTCGGTGCCGGTCAAGCACGGCGTCGCCGGTGCGCTGCGGATCGCCGCGGCCACGCATGTGGTGACGGTCGCGCTCTACGCCGCGTTCGGCTACCTCACCGGGTACGGCTGGCTCTGGTGGCTCGGCCTGGCCGGGATCGCCGGCGTGCTGGTCTACGAGCACCGGATCGTGCGCCCGGACGACCTGTCCCGGGTCAACCGCGCGTTCTTCACGGCGAACGGCCTGATCGCGGTCGCGCTCTTCGCGTTCGCCCTGCTCGACCTGGTGATCCTGCAGGGCCTCCGTGGATAG